The following proteins come from a genomic window of Corynebacterium sp. P4-C1:
- the ppk2 gene encoding polyphosphate kinase 2 has product MANDDDMPLIDLTETEGYYVDDSDEDDPVLLQADGTPIQTWRENYPYDERMTRDEYEKVKRALQIELLKWQNWTKDTGQRHIIIFEGRDAAGKGGTIKRFNEHLNPRGARTVALEKPSPRESTSWYFQRYIEHFPAGGEIVFFDRSWYNRSGVERVMGFCTESQHAEFLREVPMLENMILGSGISLTKFWFSVTRKEQRTRFAIRQVDPVRQWKLSPMDLASLDKWDDYTRAKEEQFRYTDTDESPWVTIKSNDKKRARVNAMRYILSKFEYTNKDHDVVGEPDPLIVKRGRDQIGD; this is encoded by the coding sequence ATGGCGAACGATGATGACATGCCCTTGATTGACCTGACGGAAACCGAAGGCTACTACGTCGACGATTCTGACGAGGACGACCCGGTGCTGCTGCAGGCAGACGGAACTCCGATCCAGACGTGGCGCGAGAATTACCCGTATGACGAGCGCATGACGCGTGACGAATACGAGAAGGTGAAGCGCGCACTGCAGATTGAGCTGCTGAAGTGGCAGAACTGGACGAAGGACACGGGTCAGCGCCACATCATCATCTTCGAGGGGCGTGACGCGGCTGGTAAGGGCGGCACGATCAAGCGCTTCAACGAGCACCTCAACCCGCGTGGCGCGAGAACGGTGGCGTTGGAGAAGCCGTCGCCGCGCGAGTCCACGTCGTGGTACTTCCAGCGCTACATCGAGCACTTCCCGGCCGGCGGCGAGATCGTCTTCTTCGACCGCTCCTGGTACAACCGCTCGGGTGTTGAGCGCGTGATGGGTTTCTGTACCGAGTCGCAGCATGCTGAGTTCCTGCGCGAGGTGCCGATGCTGGAGAACATGATCCTTGGTTCGGGCATTTCCCTGACCAAGTTCTGGTTCTCCGTCACCCGCAAGGAGCAGCGCACCCGCTTCGCCATCCGCCAGGTCGACCCGGTGCGCCAGTGGAAGCTGTCGCCGATGGACCTCGCCTCCCTGGACAAGTGGGACGACTACACCCGCGCGAAGGAAGAGCAGTTCCGATACACCGACACTGACGAGTCCCCGTGGGTGACCATCAAGTCCAACGATAAGAAGCGCGCCCGCGTCAACGCGATGCGCTACATCCTTTCCAAGTTCGAGTACACGAACAAGGACCACGACGTGGTGGGGGAGCCTGACCCGTTGATCGTGAAGCGTGGCCGCGATCAGATCGGGGACTAG
- a CDS encoding IS3 family transposase (programmed frameshift) translates to MPRKYSDEFKAKAVRLAEDLVELEGCSKWGAAVEIGEKLGIPAHTLNDWLKPNMVSSDVEIGAGESTADELKRLRKEIKELRRANEILKTAFSFFRGGTRPSHQKMIEYIDAYRDRFGVEAICRTLKETECGFITSRGYRAAKTRAPSARSLSDALLIPELVRVYEDNFSVYGIRKMWKAMQRAGWNIGRDQTARLMKQAGIYGRRRGRTPMTTLRANVPDCRPDLVNRDFTAPAPHRLWVADITYVRTLSGFAYTAFITDVYSRKIVGVATRASMRTDELPLEAFEHALYHAGDLRSEGLVHHSDRGSQYVSIRYGEALAQAGIDPSVGTVGDSYDNALAETVNGLYKTELIYPHRPWASVGEVEIATLRWVHWWNNQRLHQSLGYITPQEMEDAYYQRSGAQTLGVK, encoded by the exons ATGCCAAGGAAGTACAGTGACGAGTTCAAGGCCAAGGCAGTGCGTTTGGCTGAGGACCTCGTTGAGCTCGAAGGGTGTTCGAAATGGGGTGCAGCCGTAGAGATCGGTGAAAAGCTCGGCATTCCAGCGCACACGCTCAACGATTGGCTGAAGCCGAATATGGTCTCATCCGATGTTGAGATTGGCGCCGGCGAGTCAACGGCTGACGAACTGAAGCGGCTGCGGAAAGAGATTAAGGAGCTACGCAGGGCTAATGAGATCTTGAAAACCGCGT TCAGCTTTTTTCGCGGCGGAACTCGACCGTCCCACCAGAAGATGATCGAATACATCGATGCGTATCGCGATCGCTTCGGGGTCGAGGCTATCTGTCGCACATTGAAAGAGACAGAATGTGGGTTCATCACCTCTCGCGGTTACCGAGCAGCGAAAACACGAGCACCGTCGGCGAGAAGTTTGTCAGATGCGCTGCTTATTCCTGAATTGGTGAGGGTCTACGAGGACAACTTCAGCGTCTACGGGATCCGCAAGATGTGGAAGGCCATGCAGCGCGCCGGCTGGAACATCGGTCGTGATCAGACCGCGCGTTTGATGAAGCAAGCTGGCATTTACGGCCGCAGGCGTGGCCGCACACCGATGACAACGCTTCGGGCCAACGTGCCAGATTGCCGCCCTGACCTGGTCAACCGTGATTTCACTGCCCCCGCACCGCACCGGTTGTGGGTCGCTGACATTACCTATGTACGCACCTTGTCTGGTTTTGCCTACACCGCGTTTATCACCGATGTGTACTCCAGAAAGATCGTCGGTGTCGCGACCCGGGCGAGCATGCGTACCGATGAACTGCCGCTGGAGGCCTTTGAGCACGCCCTGTATCACGCTGGTGATCTTCGCTCAGAAGGGCTTGTCCACCACAGTGACCGCGGCTCGCAGTATGTGTCGATCCGTTACGGTGAAGCGCTCGCCCAGGCCGGTATCGATCCGTCTGTCGGCACCGTTGGCGACTCCTATGACAACGCGTTGGCTGAAACGGTCAACGGGCTCTACAAAACAGAGCTGATTTATCCCCACCGGCCGTGGGCATCGGTCGGTGAAGTCGAGATTGCCACCCTTCGCTGGGTGCACTGGTGGAACAACCAGCGACTTCATCAATCCCTAGGATATATCACTCCACAGGAGATGGAGGACGCTTACTATCAACGATCAGGCGCTCAAACGTTGGGCGTTAAATAA
- a CDS encoding acetyl-CoA acetyltransferase: protein MSYTSTQHTSRTQNQTRSTGFTPTPQEASQHTPQQAPQQQPQREQLDPFQRRFDSPRRLPRELRAEAMGMSWALFSATYAPSPTVKFSDIRSSHDHWCYTTYSADLTRTSKTFPPQTTRHEVTSSGPAHAFGAMLAEEGRYVEILEFHQFQLHEATFTAIKVAHQINERNTAWAIGFGATSESSIAAAMASGAQRIYG, encoded by the coding sequence GTGTCTTACACCTCGACTCAGCACACTTCCCGTACCCAGAATCAGACCCGCTCCACCGGCTTCACCCCGACTCCGCAAGAGGCTTCCCAGCACACTCCGCAGCAGGCGCCCCAGCAGCAGCCGCAGCGCGAGCAGCTTGACCCGTTCCAGCGCCGCTTCGACTCCCCGCGCCGCCTGCCGCGGGAATTGCGCGCCGAGGCGATGGGCATGAGCTGGGCATTGTTCAGCGCCACGTATGCCCCGAGCCCGACCGTCAAGTTCTCCGATATCCGCTCCAGCCACGACCACTGGTGCTACACCACCTACTCGGCAGATCTGACGCGCACGTCGAAGACGTTCCCGCCGCAGACCACCCGCCATGAGGTCACTTCCTCGGGCCCGGCGCACGCGTTCGGGGCGATGTTGGCGGAGGAGGGCCGCTACGTCGAAATCCTCGAGTTCCACCAGTTCCAGCTGCATGAAGCCACCTTCACGGCAATCAAGGTCGCTCACCAGATCAACGAGCGCAACACGGCGTGGGCTATTGGTTTCGGTGCGACGAGCGAGTCCTCGATCGCCGCGGCGATGGCGTCGGGAGCCCAGCGGATCTACGGCTAG
- a CDS encoding rhodanese-like domain-containing protein: MKSVQVNEVPENAQLIDVREPDEFSDTHAKGAVNLPLSNFAALSEQIDFDQPIYVICKSGGRSAEASQYLEAVRGTEAINVVGGTQAWVEAGLPTE, translated from the coding sequence ATGAAGTCCGTACAGGTCAACGAAGTGCCCGAAAACGCCCAGCTTATCGACGTCCGCGAGCCCGACGAGTTCTCCGACACCCACGCCAAGGGCGCCGTGAACTTGCCCCTGTCCAATTTCGCGGCTCTCTCCGAGCAGATCGACTTTGATCAGCCCATCTACGTCATCTGCAAATCCGGCGGCCGCTCCGCCGAGGCCTCCCAGTACCTCGAGGCTGTCCGCGGAACCGAAGCTATCAACGTCGTCGGTGGTACCCAGGCGTGGGTCGAGGCCGGTCTGCCGACCGAATAA
- a CDS encoding enoyl-CoA hydratase-related protein has protein sequence MFINVTRPADSVAVLTIDRDEKRNALSEELLVELADMLEHELIDAPSILLTGAGSAFSAGADLSSGDPAAIYPALKRVLEIIRGAEKAVVAYVNGPAIGAGAMLAGACDIRVVAPSARFAIPVARMGVPVTPELAGALAGLVGGARARTMLMTGMPINSATAVDCGFAALRGTFGDAVEVATVCAEGSAVTITSIKAAFRS, from the coding sequence GTGTTCATCAACGTCACCCGCCCCGCAGACAGCGTCGCCGTCCTGACCATCGACCGCGACGAGAAACGTAACGCTCTCAGCGAGGAGCTCCTCGTCGAGCTCGCGGACATGCTTGAGCACGAGCTTATCGATGCCCCATCGATCCTCCTCACCGGCGCCGGCTCCGCCTTCTCCGCTGGGGCAGACTTGTCCTCCGGCGATCCTGCCGCGATCTACCCGGCGCTGAAACGCGTGCTGGAGATCATCCGCGGCGCGGAGAAAGCAGTGGTGGCGTACGTGAACGGCCCGGCGATCGGTGCCGGGGCGATGCTGGCGGGTGCGTGCGATATCCGGGTGGTGGCGCCGTCGGCACGCTTTGCTATTCCGGTGGCGCGGATGGGCGTTCCCGTCACGCCCGAGCTTGCCGGCGCCCTCGCCGGCCTCGTCGGCGGCGCCCGCGCCCGCACCATGCTGATGACCGGCATGCCCATCAACTCCGCCACGGCCGTCGACTGCGGCTTCGCCGCCCTCCGTGGCACCTTCGGCGATGCGGTCGAAGTGGCTACTGTATGCGCCGAGGGTTCTGCCGTGACGATCACGTCGATCAAGGCGGCCTTCCGCTCCTAA
- the dacB gene encoding D-alanyl-D-alanine carboxypeptidase/D-alanyl-D-alanine-endopeptidase produces MSKRMWPWAVGAVAVLAVGGAAGTGVVVQQELRDLNHAPPYSMAEPEPLAVEAASGEDVDKQKLKEALGAQAANPALGTLHVRVSDGTTGETLFEQGANDPLQPASSTKVLTAAAALYTLEPDATLKTDVVRAGDAVTIKAAGDVWLTPAKIDELAGKIGNASAVYIDTSVWPEETQMPGWDPQDIDGGFVAPMEPAMIHGARLGGESKGDVPRSHTPALDVAQALADRVGAQTVGFGPAPADGEVVASVESPPLTERLREMVKESDNVMAEAVGREVARKRGGTAPQATLDALTEHGFNIEGVTLADSSGLSRFDLIPPRLLDDIMLRATSTDELRELLPTLAIAGGDGTLVDRFGDLPGKGWVRAKTGTLTGTSALVGTVTSEVGNVYTFAMISNGSDILTARALMDEFASTLRQY; encoded by the coding sequence ATGAGTAAACGAATGTGGCCGTGGGCCGTGGGCGCTGTCGCGGTGCTGGCCGTCGGTGGTGCGGCGGGCACCGGTGTTGTGGTGCAGCAGGAGTTGCGTGACCTGAACCATGCGCCGCCGTATTCGATGGCGGAGCCGGAGCCGCTGGCGGTGGAGGCGGCGTCGGGGGAGGACGTCGATAAGCAGAAGCTCAAGGAGGCGCTGGGCGCGCAGGCGGCGAACCCGGCGTTGGGGACGCTGCATGTGCGCGTGAGCGACGGCACGACGGGGGAGACGCTTTTTGAGCAGGGGGCGAATGATCCGCTGCAGCCGGCGAGCTCCACGAAGGTGCTCACCGCGGCGGCGGCGTTGTACACGCTCGAGCCAGACGCGACGCTGAAGACTGACGTGGTGCGCGCGGGCGACGCGGTGACCATCAAGGCCGCGGGGGACGTGTGGCTCACTCCCGCGAAGATTGATGAGCTGGCCGGGAAGATCGGCAACGCCTCCGCCGTGTACATCGACACCTCGGTGTGGCCGGAGGAGACCCAGATGCCGGGTTGGGACCCGCAGGACATCGACGGCGGCTTCGTCGCCCCGATGGAACCCGCGATGATTCACGGTGCGCGCCTGGGCGGGGAGTCCAAAGGGGATGTGCCGCGCTCCCACACGCCGGCGCTGGACGTGGCGCAGGCGCTCGCGGACAGAGTCGGCGCGCAGACCGTCGGTTTCGGGCCCGCTCCGGCGGACGGTGAGGTCGTGGCGAGCGTTGAGTCGCCGCCGCTGACGGAGCGCCTGCGGGAGATGGTCAAAGAATCCGACAACGTGATGGCGGAAGCTGTCGGCAGGGAGGTCGCGCGCAAACGCGGCGGCACCGCGCCCCAAGCGACCCTGGATGCGCTCACCGAGCACGGGTTCAACATCGAGGGCGTGACCTTGGCGGACAGCAGTGGCCTGTCGCGCTTTGACCTTATCCCGCCGCGGCTTCTCGACGACATCATGCTCCGCGCCACCTCCACCGACGAGCTGCGCGAATTGCTGCCGACGCTGGCGATCGCCGGCGGTGACGGCACGCTCGTGGACCGCTTCGGCGACCTGCCGGGCAAGGGCTGGGTCCGCGCCAAGACTGGAACGCTCACCGGCACTTCCGCACTGGTGGGCACGGTGACGTCCGAGGTGGGCAACGTGTACACCTTCGCCATGATCAGCAACGGCAGCGACATTCTCACCGCACGCGCGCTCATGGACGAATTCGCCTCCACGCTGCGGCAATACTAG
- the groL gene encoding chaperonin GroEL (60 kDa chaperone family; promotes refolding of misfolded polypeptides especially under stressful conditions; forms two stacked rings of heptamers to form a barrel-shaped 14mer; ends can be capped by GroES; misfolded proteins enter the barrel where they are refolded when GroES binds), with translation MAKMIAFDEEARRSLEQGLNTLADAVKVTLGPKGRNVVLEKSWGAPAITNDGVTIAKDIELEDPYEKIGAELVKEVAKKTDDVAGDGTTTATVLAQALVREGLRNVAAGSNPMGIKRGIQAATDKVSQLLLDSAKEVETEEEIASTAGISASDPEIGKKIAEAMYAVGNGSVNKESVITVEESNTFGVDLEVTEGMRFDKGYISAYFATDMERGEAVLEDPYILLVSGKISNVKELVPVLEQVMQSGKPLLIIAEDVEGEALSTLVVNKIRGTFKSVAVKAPGFGDRRKAMLQDIAILTGGQVISEEVGLSLDGADVSLLGQARKAVITKDDTTIVQGAGEQAQIEGRVKQIRAEIENSDSDYDREKLQERLAKLAGGVAVLKVGAATEVELKERKLRIEDAVRNAKAAVEEGIVAGGGVALLQAAKELEGDLGFEGDEATGVKIVREALSAPLKQIALNAGLEPGVVADKVANLPAGQGLNAATGEYVEMLANGIADPAKVTRSALQNAASIAGLFLTTEAVVAQKPEPAAPAMDPEAMGGMM, from the coding sequence ATGGCAAAGATGATCGCATTCGACGAGGAAGCACGCCGCAGCCTCGAGCAGGGTCTGAACACCCTGGCTGACGCTGTGAAGGTCACCCTCGGCCCGAAGGGCCGCAACGTCGTCCTTGAGAAGTCCTGGGGCGCGCCCGCTATTACGAATGACGGCGTGACCATTGCGAAGGATATCGAGCTCGAGGATCCGTACGAGAAGATCGGCGCCGAGCTGGTCAAGGAAGTCGCCAAGAAGACTGACGACGTTGCCGGCGACGGCACCACCACCGCGACCGTCCTGGCGCAGGCGCTGGTCCGCGAGGGTCTGCGCAACGTGGCCGCCGGCTCCAACCCGATGGGCATCAAGCGCGGTATCCAGGCCGCCACCGATAAGGTCTCCCAGCTCCTGCTCGACTCCGCGAAGGAGGTCGAGACTGAGGAGGAGATCGCTTCCACCGCTGGTATCTCGGCTTCTGACCCGGAGATCGGCAAGAAGATCGCCGAGGCAATGTACGCCGTCGGCAACGGCTCCGTGAACAAGGAGTCCGTCATCACCGTCGAGGAGTCCAACACCTTCGGCGTCGACCTCGAGGTCACCGAGGGCATGCGCTTCGACAAGGGCTACATCTCCGCTTACTTCGCCACCGATATGGAGCGCGGCGAGGCAGTGCTCGAGGACCCGTACATCCTGCTGGTCTCCGGCAAGATCTCCAACGTCAAGGAGCTTGTCCCGGTTCTGGAGCAGGTCATGCAGTCCGGCAAGCCGCTGCTGATCATTGCCGAGGACGTCGAGGGCGAGGCCCTGTCCACCCTCGTGGTGAACAAGATCCGCGGCACCTTCAAGTCCGTGGCTGTGAAGGCGCCGGGCTTCGGTGATCGTCGTAAAGCAATGCTGCAGGACATCGCGATCCTGACCGGCGGCCAGGTCATCTCCGAGGAGGTCGGCCTGTCCCTCGACGGCGCCGATGTCTCCCTGCTCGGCCAGGCACGCAAGGCCGTCATCACCAAGGACGACACCACGATTGTCCAGGGTGCGGGCGAGCAGGCCCAGATCGAGGGCCGCGTGAAGCAGATCCGCGCCGAGATCGAGAACTCCGATTCCGACTACGACCGCGAGAAGCTCCAGGAGCGCCTGGCTAAGCTCGCCGGTGGTGTCGCTGTCCTCAAGGTCGGCGCGGCCACCGAGGTCGAGCTCAAGGAGCGCAAGCTGCGCATCGAGGACGCTGTGCGCAACGCGAAGGCAGCAGTCGAGGAGGGCATCGTCGCCGGCGGCGGCGTCGCACTCCTGCAGGCAGCCAAGGAGCTCGAGGGCGACCTCGGCTTCGAGGGTGACGAGGCCACCGGCGTGAAGATCGTCCGCGAGGCCCTCTCCGCACCGCTGAAGCAGATCGCCCTCAACGCCGGCCTCGAGCCGGGCGTTGTCGCCGACAAGGTCGCCAACCTCCCGGCTGGCCAGGGTCTGAACGCGGCCACCGGCGAGTACGTCGAGATGCTGGCCAACGGCATCGCGGACCCCGCCAAGGTCACCCGTTCCGCTCTTCAGAACGCCGCCTCCATCGCCGGCCTCTTCCTCACGACCGAGGCCGTCGTCGCCCAGAAGCCGGAGCCCGCAGCTCCCGCCATGGACCCGGAGGCCATGGGCGGCATGATGTAA
- a CDS encoding lipase family protein has protein sequence MTLRSTTQMTACAAAVVTLGMVGAVAAVPAHAQSSKSSSQLAQHFVDNGDPMRPVAPYDGTLYRSGLPHVEPSGEPGTVLAEVPLDPNVGLPTAAEQYRIAYTTTDKLGKPAVATAAVFLPRGERPDGGWPVVAWTHGTVGLGDECAPSINPRIPRDVEYLGRWLDLGYAIVAPDYVGLDTPGLHSYLNGKQSAVESVDSVAALHKMKASKDKNGPVLDKKWAVIGQSQGGGVALHVAHRATELSKKLGLDYRGAVVTGAPAYIEEFITKLGPSFPPAPLPAGMQVYGLYILGAVREAYPDIDFDSVLTDEGRRMIAAAQHSCYYEVEDAVRNVNLTRAFTKPLSDVPGADRAIREFMATPVSGYDKPVFIAHGLKDVDMPAPIGMALNSDMWLRQFIGAEKNSKVEVRWYPTDHDGTVNASTQNSVPFLQQIMR, from the coding sequence ATGACCCTTAGGTCCACAACTCAGATGACCGCCTGCGCGGCAGCCGTCGTCACGCTTGGAATGGTCGGCGCAGTAGCCGCCGTTCCAGCCCACGCGCAGTCATCTAAGTCTTCATCGCAGCTGGCGCAGCACTTCGTCGACAACGGAGACCCCATGCGGCCTGTTGCCCCGTATGACGGCACGCTCTACCGGAGTGGCCTGCCCCATGTGGAACCGTCAGGCGAGCCCGGCACCGTACTGGCCGAGGTACCCCTGGACCCGAATGTCGGGCTCCCCACTGCCGCCGAGCAGTACCGCATCGCGTACACGACCACAGACAAACTGGGAAAGCCCGCCGTCGCCACAGCCGCTGTTTTCCTGCCCCGGGGCGAGCGCCCGGACGGCGGCTGGCCTGTTGTCGCTTGGACCCACGGAACAGTCGGTCTGGGCGATGAATGCGCCCCGTCGATCAACCCGCGCATTCCACGGGACGTTGAGTACCTGGGCAGGTGGCTCGACCTCGGATACGCGATCGTCGCGCCGGACTACGTAGGCCTCGACACCCCCGGGCTCCACAGCTACCTCAACGGTAAGCAGTCCGCGGTTGAGTCCGTCGACTCCGTGGCCGCCCTGCACAAAATGAAGGCCAGCAAGGACAAGAACGGGCCGGTCCTGGACAAGAAATGGGCGGTCATCGGCCAATCACAGGGCGGAGGTGTCGCCCTACACGTCGCCCACCGCGCAACCGAGCTCAGCAAGAAACTCGGCCTAGACTACCGCGGTGCGGTGGTGACAGGAGCGCCCGCCTACATCGAAGAGTTCATCACCAAGCTCGGCCCGTCGTTCCCGCCAGCTCCGCTGCCCGCCGGAATGCAGGTCTACGGCCTTTACATCCTGGGTGCGGTGCGCGAAGCTTACCCAGACATCGACTTCGATTCCGTCCTCACCGACGAAGGCCGGCGCATGATCGCCGCGGCGCAGCACAGCTGTTACTACGAAGTCGAAGACGCGGTCCGGAATGTCAATCTCACCCGCGCTTTCACAAAGCCGCTTAGCGACGTCCCCGGCGCAGACCGCGCCATCCGCGAATTCATGGCGACCCCTGTCTCGGGTTACGACAAACCGGTGTTCATCGCCCACGGACTCAAGGATGTCGACATGCCGGCCCCCATCGGCATGGCCTTGAACTCGGACATGTGGCTGCGCCAATTCATCGGCGCAGAGAAGAACAGCAAGGTGGAGGTGCGTTGGTACCCGACCGACCACGACGGAACAGTCAATGCCTCTACCCAGAACTCCGTTCCGTTCCTGCAGCAGATCATGCGTTAG
- a CDS encoding inorganic diphosphatase codes for MATEVIIEIPKGSRNKYELDHETGRVYLDRYLFTPMAYPLDYGFIDHTLADDGDPLDALVITPEPVFPGVTVKARPIGVFKMTDEAGGDDKLLCVLDDVRYENYQDISDVSDFLKDEIEHFFVHYKDLEPNKEVSGSGWGDKAEAEKILEDSLKNYKG; via the coding sequence ATGGCTACCGAAGTCATCATTGAGATCCCGAAGGGTTCCCGCAACAAGTACGAGCTGGACCACGAGACCGGCCGCGTCTACCTGGACCGCTACCTGTTCACCCCGATGGCGTACCCGCTCGACTACGGCTTCATCGACCACACGCTCGCGGACGACGGCGACCCGCTGGATGCGCTCGTGATCACCCCGGAGCCGGTGTTCCCGGGAGTGACGGTCAAGGCCCGCCCGATCGGCGTGTTCAAGATGACGGATGAGGCCGGCGGCGACGACAAGCTGCTCTGCGTCCTCGACGACGTGCGCTACGAGAACTACCAGGACATCAGCGACGTCTCCGACTTCCTCAAGGACGAGATCGAGCACTTCTTCGTCCACTACAAGGACCTCGAGCCGAACAAGGAAGTCTCCGGCTCCGGCTGGGGCGACAAGGCTGAGGCGGAGAAGATCCTCGAGGACTCCCTGAAGAACTACAAGGGCTAA
- a CDS encoding M20/M25/M40 family metallo-hydrolase, translating into MSTFEPNRERIFNDLSALVSFNSPHSVPELADQHGAAADWVANALAERGLEVERHATVDNADAIIARKHVSDDAPTVLLYSHYDVVPAGDPSAWTADPFTLTERDGRWYGRGAADCKGNVAMHLEALRLIDDAGGTDANLVVLVEGSEELGGGGLEKLIEEKPGLFSADIILIADSGNVAVGTPTLTTALRGGAQLKVKVETLRGAIHSGTFGGPAPDPVAALIRTLDSLRDDSGRTTIDGLGDALTATWPGQPYDTDAFRKDAGVLDGVSLMGDIDNGIENAADMVWARPAVTVIGFSSTPVSEAVNAIIPRAEAQLNLRVPAGMDPAAAAETLKQHIIDHTPWGAKVEVEIFDVNHGFATDPSRPAIALLGECLQEAYKETESSDGAPAGVSTDLVSVGSGGSIPLTATLQKHYPDAAIAMYGVEDNNAGIHSVDESVHPYDIERVAVAEAKFLQRVTTL; encoded by the coding sequence ATGAGCACTTTCGAACCGAACCGCGAACGGATTTTCAACGACCTTTCCGCACTCGTGTCCTTCAACTCGCCCCACTCGGTGCCGGAACTCGCCGACCAGCACGGCGCCGCCGCCGACTGGGTCGCGAACGCCCTGGCAGAGCGCGGACTCGAGGTCGAGCGCCACGCCACCGTCGACAACGCCGACGCCATCATCGCGCGCAAGCACGTCAGCGACGACGCACCGACCGTCCTCCTCTACTCCCACTACGACGTCGTCCCCGCCGGTGACCCGTCCGCGTGGACTGCTGACCCGTTCACCCTCACCGAACGCGACGGCCGCTGGTACGGGCGTGGCGCGGCGGACTGCAAAGGCAACGTCGCCATGCACCTTGAGGCATTGAGGCTTATCGACGACGCCGGCGGCACCGACGCCAACCTCGTCGTCCTCGTCGAAGGCTCCGAGGAACTCGGCGGCGGCGGCCTAGAGAAGCTGATCGAGGAGAAGCCCGGACTGTTCTCCGCCGACATCATCCTCATCGCCGACTCCGGCAACGTGGCCGTGGGCACCCCGACCCTCACCACCGCCCTGCGCGGCGGCGCCCAGCTCAAGGTCAAGGTGGAGACCCTGCGCGGCGCGATCCACTCCGGCACCTTCGGCGGCCCCGCCCCGGACCCGGTCGCCGCACTCATCCGCACCCTCGATTCGCTTCGCGACGACTCCGGCCGCACCACCATCGACGGCCTCGGCGACGCCCTGACCGCCACATGGCCCGGCCAGCCCTACGACACCGACGCCTTCCGCAAGGACGCCGGTGTCCTCGACGGCGTATCCCTCATGGGCGACATCGACAACGGCATCGAAAACGCCGCCGACATGGTCTGGGCCCGCCCCGCCGTCACCGTCATCGGCTTTTCCTCCACCCCGGTCAGCGAAGCCGTCAACGCCATCATCCCGCGCGCCGAAGCCCAACTGAACCTCCGTGTCCCCGCCGGCATGGACCCCGCCGCAGCCGCCGAGACACTCAAGCAGCACATCATCGACCACACCCCCTGGGGCGCCAAGGTCGAGGTGGAGATCTTCGACGTCAACCACGGTTTCGCCACCGATCCCTCCCGACCCGCCATCGCACTGCTCGGCGAGTGCCTGCAGGAGGCCTACAAGGAGACCGAGAGCAGCGACGGCGCACCCGCCGGCGTGTCCACCGACCTGGTCAGCGTCGGTTCCGGCGGCTCCATCCCGCTCACCGCGACACTGCAGAAGCACTACCCGGACGCCGCGATCGCCATGTACGGCGTCGAGGACAACAACGCCGGCATCCACTCCGTCGATGAGTCCGTCCACCCCTACGACATTGAGCGCGTCGCGGTCGCCGAGGCGAAGTTCCTGCAGCGGGTGACCACGCTCTAG